One genomic region from Vibrio cyclitrophicus encodes:
- a CDS encoding CPXCG motif-containing cysteine-rich protein: MHKYTEKHVSCPHCGHAISITLDASNGSQDFYDDCPACCNAIHLDMQVDEVRDRINLSIDADDEQVF; this comes from the coding sequence ATGCATAAATACACAGAAAAACACGTGTCCTGCCCTCATTGCGGGCATGCAATCAGCATAACGCTCGACGCCTCCAATGGCAGTCAGGATTTTTACGATGACTGCCCCGCTTGCTGCAACGCCATTCACTTGGACATGCAGGTCGACGAAGTTAGAGATAGGATAAACCTATCGATTGATGCCGATGACGAACAGGTTTTCTAA
- a CDS encoding riboflavin synthase: MFTGIVQGMATLVAINKKESFQTHTIELTDKMVEGLAIGASVAHNGCCLTVTEISGNRVAFDLMQATLRLTNLGQLNIGDEVNVERAAKFGDEIGGHSMSGHITLMAKLVEVIKTENNRTLWFEMPEASMKYVLSKGYIGVDGCSLTIGEVEDNRFSVHLIPETLNRTLFGGREVGDEVNIEFDPQTQAIVDTVERVMANKK; the protein is encoded by the coding sequence ATGTTTACAGGTATCGTTCAAGGCATGGCAACACTGGTTGCGATAAACAAAAAAGAGTCGTTTCAAACCCATACCATTGAGTTGACAGACAAAATGGTAGAGGGCTTAGCGATTGGTGCTTCAGTAGCTCATAATGGCTGTTGTTTAACGGTAACTGAAATTTCAGGAAACCGTGTTGCGTTTGATTTAATGCAAGCAACGTTAAGATTAACTAATCTCGGTCAGTTGAATATTGGGGACGAAGTAAACGTAGAGCGTGCAGCTAAGTTCGGTGATGAAATTGGTGGCCACAGCATGTCCGGACACATTACGCTAATGGCAAAACTAGTTGAAGTCATCAAAACGGAAAACAACCGTACACTATGGTTTGAAATGCCAGAAGCGTCGATGAAGTACGTGCTAAGTAAAGGCTACATTGGTGTTGATGGATGTTCACTGACTATTGGTGAAGTCGAAGACAACCGTTTCTCTGTGCATCTCATTCCAGAAACATTGAATCGAACTTTGTTTGGAGGACGTGAAGTCGGAGATGAGGTCAATATTGAATTCGACCCTCAAACACAAGCGATCGTCGATACCGTTGAACGTGTTATGGCGAACAAAAAGTAG
- a CDS encoding MATE family efflux transporter — protein sequence MHRYKEEALNLIKLATPVLVASVAQTGMGFVDTVMAGGVSAIDMAAVSIAASIWLPSILFGVGLLMALVPVVAQLNGSGRQAKIPYEIQQGIVLALIISLPIIGVLFQTQAILELMDIEVLMAKKTIGYMYAVMFAVPAFLLFQTLRSFTDGMSLTKPAMVIGFIGLLLNIPLNWMFVYGKLGAPALGGVGCGVATAIVYWIMFALLFAYVLTSKRLAKINIFGQFHKPELKAQIRLFKLGFPVAAALFFEVTLFAVVALLVAPLGSLIVAAHQVAINFSSLIFMIPMSIGAAVSIRVGHKLGENNTEGAKIATHVGIIVGLVTALMTAALTVLFREQVSLLYTENTAVITIAMQLLIFAAVYQCTDAIQVIAAGALRGYKDMRSIFNITFVAYWLLGLPIGYILGMTDWIVEPMGAHGFWIGFIIGLTSAAIMLGMRLHWMHKQDDDVQLEFSSR from the coding sequence GTGCATCGTTACAAAGAAGAAGCCTTGAATCTAATCAAACTTGCGACCCCAGTGTTGGTCGCATCTGTGGCACAAACCGGAATGGGTTTTGTCGATACTGTGATGGCAGGTGGCGTAAGTGCGATTGATATGGCCGCAGTATCTATTGCTGCGAGTATTTGGTTGCCTTCGATTTTGTTCGGTGTCGGCTTGCTGATGGCATTGGTCCCTGTTGTTGCTCAACTTAACGGTTCTGGTAGACAAGCAAAGATTCCATACGAAATTCAACAAGGCATAGTGCTTGCGTTAATTATCTCATTACCAATCATCGGTGTACTGTTCCAAACTCAAGCAATACTTGAGCTGATGGATATAGAAGTCTTAATGGCGAAAAAAACCATTGGCTACATGTATGCAGTCATGTTTGCGGTACCAGCCTTCTTACTTTTTCAAACTTTGAGAAGTTTTACTGACGGCATGTCTTTAACGAAACCCGCGATGGTCATTGGTTTTATCGGTTTGTTATTGAATATCCCGCTCAACTGGATGTTTGTATACGGTAAGCTTGGCGCACCGGCTCTTGGTGGTGTTGGCTGTGGCGTCGCAACCGCTATCGTATACTGGATAATGTTTGCTCTGTTGTTTGCGTATGTGCTGACTTCAAAACGACTAGCGAAGATCAACATCTTTGGTCAATTCCATAAACCAGAGTTAAAGGCACAAATTCGACTGTTCAAACTCGGCTTTCCTGTTGCTGCTGCTCTGTTCTTTGAAGTGACCTTGTTTGCTGTTGTTGCGCTTCTGGTCGCTCCATTAGGTTCATTGATTGTTGCTGCGCACCAAGTTGCGATCAACTTCTCGTCTTTGATATTCATGATTCCAATGAGTATAGGCGCTGCTGTCAGTATTCGTGTTGGTCATAAGTTAGGTGAAAACAATACCGAAGGCGCAAAGATTGCTACACATGTTGGCATAATCGTTGGTTTGGTGACTGCATTGATGACAGCGGCCCTGACAGTGTTGTTCAGAGAGCAAGTATCATTGCTTTACACAGAAAACACAGCAGTAATCACCATTGCAATGCAGCTGCTTATTTTCGCTGCGGTTTATCAATGTACTGATGCAATTCAAGTGATAGCTGCGGGCGCTCTTCGTGGATACAAAGACATGCGATCGATTTTTAACATTACTTTCGTCGCATACTGGTTACTTGGCCTACCGATCGGTTACATTTTAGGTATGACAGATTGGATTGTTGAACCAATGGGCGCTCACGGCTTTTGGATTGGTTTCATTATCGGTCTAACATCAGCCGCTATTATGCTAGGCATGCGTCTTCATTGGATGCATAAACAGGATGATGACGTGCAGCTCGAGTTTAGTTCTCGTTAA
- a CDS encoding DNA ligase: MRLTKLAIATLWACSFTSHSSYLPPEHLVLANNYQQGIDVSQYWTSEKLDGIRALWDGEHLYTRNGNRIYAPNWFIEKLPKVQLEGELWAGRGNFHIVQQTVLDHIPSDTAWRKIDLMLFDMPGAAGDYQKRYYNIIHWVSVINESHVGYVEHYPIHNEETLFHQLDNVDERNGEGLMLRKITSRYQAGRSNDLLKLKRHHDAEATVIGYKGGTGKYKGMMGSILVHTEEGVEFYIGSGFSDKLRLAPPEIGSRITFRYNGFTQNGKPKFARFVREKSEY, translated from the coding sequence ATGAGATTAACGAAATTGGCGATTGCGACCCTTTGGGCTTGTTCATTCACATCTCATTCTTCTTACTTACCACCAGAACACTTGGTTTTAGCGAACAACTACCAGCAAGGCATCGATGTTTCTCAATACTGGACCAGTGAAAAGCTAGATGGTATTCGAGCCTTGTGGGATGGCGAACATCTTTATACTCGCAATGGCAACCGAATTTATGCACCTAATTGGTTTATAGAAAAACTGCCAAAAGTTCAGTTAGAAGGAGAGTTGTGGGCTGGAAGAGGTAATTTTCATATCGTTCAACAAACTGTTTTGGATCATATACCCAGTGATACCGCATGGAGAAAGATTGATCTTATGTTGTTTGATATGCCTGGCGCAGCAGGTGATTATCAGAAACGCTATTACAATATTATTCATTGGGTCAGTGTGATTAATGAGTCCCACGTTGGTTATGTCGAGCATTATCCAATTCATAACGAAGAGACCTTGTTTCACCAATTAGACAATGTGGATGAACGTAATGGTGAAGGTTTGATGCTGCGTAAAATCACCAGCCGCTATCAAGCAGGTCGAAGTAATGATTTGTTGAAATTGAAAAGGCACCACGATGCCGAAGCAACGGTGATTGGCTATAAAGGTGGGACGGGTAAATACAAAGGAATGATGGGTTCGATACTGGTTCATACCGAAGAGGGTGTTGAGTTTTACATAGGAAGCGGGTTTAGCGATAAATTGAGATTGGCGCCGCCAGAGATTGGTAGTCGAATTACCTTTCGATACAACGGATTCACTCAAAATGGCAAGCCCAAATTTGCGCGTTTTGTCAGAGAGAAAAGTGAATATTAA
- a CDS encoding STAS domain-containing protein, with product MELRKIDLNTTTLTLSIFGDLDAAGSRDAQTDIDDVISNDGHQEIEVDFSQVQFLDSSGVGAIVYMFKRLTERERNMRLENVSGQPLEIMNLLRIGHAIPVNSKNPTNS from the coding sequence ATGGAATTACGTAAGATTGACTTAAACACAACCACATTGACTCTTTCAATTTTTGGTGACCTAGACGCAGCGGGTAGCCGAGATGCTCAAACCGACATTGATGATGTTATTTCAAACGATGGTCACCAAGAAATCGAAGTTGATTTCAGCCAAGTTCAGTTTCTTGATTCATCAGGCGTGGGGGCTATTGTATACATGTTCAAACGTCTTACTGAGCGAGAAAGGAACATGCGCTTAGAAAATGTATCAGGCCAACCACTTGAAATCATGAATTTATTACGCATCGGTCACGCGATCCCAGTTAACTCAAAAAATCCTACTAATTCATGA
- a CDS encoding OmpA family protein, with product MKILKNYIALSLSALLLGCTSYPEHGTGGLAESYDSTNYLNSDFSPVMPDEPLGPEHGLRFDWQLAKLHLDALIQEGARWCFPAAVVQAIEKQNRIARELQGGLLLDAANDLVIQRKRLNELEVQLDYVTSQARCEPPKNENQFRMQLSVIQQLYDLLNVDNQFAENSTEVNPKYMGRLAEATNLLKEHKSLDLVVTGHADASGPEEYNDKLALGRAKQVERYLTIFGLDALRIKAVSVGETVPLFEGETDGTHLTNRRVSIEIISPENAEKMGGAL from the coding sequence ATGAAAATACTGAAAAACTACATAGCCCTTTCTCTGTCTGCTCTACTTCTGGGTTGCACAAGCTACCCAGAACATGGCACCGGAGGATTAGCTGAAAGTTACGATTCCACAAACTATCTAAATTCAGATTTCTCGCCTGTTATGCCAGACGAACCTCTAGGCCCAGAACACGGCCTGCGTTTCGATTGGCAACTAGCAAAACTCCATCTAGATGCCCTAATACAGGAAGGGGCACGTTGGTGCTTCCCTGCAGCTGTCGTTCAAGCTATCGAAAAACAAAACCGTATCGCTCGTGAACTGCAAGGCGGATTGCTGTTAGATGCAGCTAACGATTTGGTTATCCAAAGAAAGCGCTTGAATGAACTGGAAGTTCAACTTGATTACGTGACTTCTCAAGCGCGTTGCGAGCCACCTAAAAACGAAAACCAATTCCGTATGCAACTTTCTGTCATCCAGCAACTGTACGATTTACTCAACGTCGACAACCAATTCGCTGAAAACTCAACTGAAGTTAACCCAAAATACATGGGACGACTTGCTGAAGCGACCAACCTATTGAAAGAACACAAATCGCTGGACTTAGTTGTCACTGGTCATGCCGATGCTTCAGGTCCTGAAGAATACAACGACAAACTGGCACTTGGACGTGCTAAACAAGTAGAACGTTATCTAACTATATTTGGGTTAGATGCTCTTAGAATTAAAGCTGTTTCTGTTGGTGAAACCGTACCACTTTTCGAAGGTGAAACAGACGGGACACACCTGACCAATCGCCGAGTAAGTATTGAAATTATTTCGCCTGAAAATGCTGAGAAAATGGGAGGTGCGCTATGA
- a CDS encoding SLBB domain-containing protein gives MKIIMTLIFSISLCFSTLTTAEDEFTGAVQVGDLIQVNVPGESTLNTGFQVDKRGRITLPEVGTVFVAGYDNDQLNKVVLEALATAYKDLSNASVYVKEQQIIISVQGYVEQPGEYTLSLGSSIQMALYAAGGLRPGAQLDKLILKRGSDNTEFNYKRFLDSGDESTLPTLQSLDSLFVPASPLVGNIEQEFDAAKLANSGDSADSRNSIKVFGEVNAPGSFTYKENSDLVDVLMRSGGVTRYASVEQIRVISNNTPTLFNLKRYLDSGDESMLPILRPGSTVFVPKQEEEIKSGANTVYVMGEVAAPGAFEGKKGATFMDILANAGGPTRFAESRQIRVIKSNGRVLKFDLAAYTEGLANSAPPSIQAGDAIFVPEKTDMNEKSWLKITPDRAVNVIGEVNRPGRIEWSDEMNFMGLLAHVGGPTLRADTSKIEVVTGRKLVVFNLDEFIKNGAPRDQMPYIRSGSIVRVHDLPQDPSDNKSQWVRQSSDASIYIFGQVNAPGRYRFTKDMHFLDILSAADGPTKDADIHNVRVTHRDKTYSKVSKLNLSLYFETGDESLLPNVTTGDTIYIPEKGKNWLDTPKEETVRVLGAINNPGRYVFNDNMTILDILAEAAGPTDSAYVEKITIVNMSCCQGQARTFDLVEFSKTANIYNLPVLRAGDTIYIPDRRESFIEKARVGLDDILRITTTIVLIGAL, from the coding sequence ATGAAAATTATAATGACGCTGATTTTCAGTATCTCGCTTTGTTTTTCTACACTGACCACTGCTGAAGATGAGTTTACAGGTGCAGTACAAGTGGGCGATCTTATTCAAGTTAATGTACCCGGTGAAAGCACTTTGAACACAGGCTTCCAAGTCGACAAGCGCGGCCGAATTACCCTTCCTGAAGTCGGCACTGTGTTTGTTGCGGGTTACGATAATGACCAATTAAATAAAGTAGTGTTAGAGGCACTGGCAACCGCTTACAAAGATCTATCAAACGCTTCCGTTTATGTGAAAGAACAGCAAATTATTATCTCTGTCCAAGGTTACGTTGAGCAACCTGGTGAGTACACATTGTCACTGGGTTCTAGCATTCAGATGGCATTGTATGCTGCGGGTGGTTTACGTCCCGGTGCACAATTAGACAAACTCATCCTAAAGCGTGGCTCCGATAACACAGAATTTAACTACAAACGTTTCTTAGATTCAGGGGACGAATCAACTCTTCCAACCCTTCAATCGCTCGATTCGTTGTTTGTTCCAGCGTCTCCTTTAGTGGGCAACATTGAACAAGAGTTTGATGCCGCGAAGCTTGCTAACTCAGGTGATAGCGCTGATTCTCGTAACTCTATCAAGGTTTTTGGTGAAGTAAATGCTCCAGGCTCTTTTACCTATAAAGAAAACTCAGACTTAGTCGACGTATTGATGCGATCTGGTGGCGTAACGCGTTACGCAAGTGTCGAGCAAATCCGTGTTATCTCGAACAACACACCGACTCTGTTCAACTTAAAGCGCTATCTAGATTCTGGCGATGAAAGCATGCTTCCAATTCTCCGTCCGGGTTCAACGGTTTTTGTCCCTAAACAGGAAGAAGAGATTAAATCTGGTGCGAACACGGTTTATGTCATGGGTGAAGTTGCTGCGCCTGGTGCTTTTGAAGGAAAAAAAGGCGCGACCTTTATGGATATATTGGCTAACGCAGGAGGCCCTACTCGCTTTGCTGAATCGAGACAAATCCGTGTGATCAAATCCAACGGTCGCGTACTTAAGTTCGATCTAGCCGCTTATACAGAAGGTCTTGCAAATTCAGCTCCCCCTTCAATTCAAGCGGGTGATGCGATTTTTGTTCCTGAGAAAACAGACATGAACGAAAAATCATGGTTAAAAATCACACCAGACAGAGCCGTTAACGTGATTGGTGAAGTGAACCGACCTGGCCGTATCGAATGGTCAGATGAAATGAACTTCATGGGCTTGTTAGCACACGTTGGCGGTCCAACACTACGTGCAGACACCTCAAAGATTGAAGTTGTGACAGGTAGAAAGTTAGTTGTGTTTAATCTTGATGAGTTCATTAAAAATGGCGCACCGCGTGATCAAATGCCTTATATACGATCAGGTTCTATCGTAAGAGTGCACGACTTACCACAAGACCCATCCGACAATAAATCACAATGGGTACGTCAAAGCTCAGACGCTTCAATCTACATTTTTGGACAAGTGAATGCGCCAGGTCGTTACCGCTTTACAAAAGACATGCACTTCTTAGATATCTTGTCAGCAGCTGATGGTCCAACTAAGGACGCTGACATACATAATGTTCGTGTTACACACCGCGATAAAACTTATTCTAAGGTCAGTAAACTGAACCTGTCGCTGTATTTTGAAACAGGTGATGAATCGTTACTGCCAAACGTAACTACTGGGGATACAATCTACATCCCAGAAAAAGGCAAAAACTGGTTAGATACACCAAAAGAAGAGACGGTTCGTGTCCTTGGTGCCATTAACAACCCTGGTCGATATGTGTTTAATGACAACATGACCATTCTTGATATCTTGGCCGAAGCCGCAGGCCCTACAGACAGTGCTTACGTAGAAAAAATTACCATTGTGAACATGTCTTGCTGCCAAGGGCAAGCTCGCACCTTTGACCTTGTTGAATTTAGTAAAACTGCCAATATTTACAACCTACCGGTGCTGCGCGCAGGAGACACGATTTACATCCCTGACCGCCGTGAAAGCTTTATTGAAAAAGCACGTGTAGGTTTAGACGACATCTTACGCATCACGACCACTATCGTCCTAATAGGAGCTTTATAA
- a CDS encoding P-loop NTPase family protein → MTISATHAEVEQLYLASELNDQRSICVTACHSGDGVTSVATALAERFLLAGHSTLYVDLNLFNPAFKNVNVLEEDQSGQLIEHIESQRMFIGVPAPDVVSTQLAYKDPATLQKAVTQWLEKYDRVIVDTSPLLNINKGNIPAQSVASACDGALLVVAYGETSIHHLAQAKKLLEAKSISMMGCVMNMKQHPSFAQELVRQVNRMKFIPQKVRDNLANRLHRNEFLNLPM, encoded by the coding sequence ATGACTATTTCAGCAACACATGCCGAAGTTGAACAATTGTACCTAGCTTCAGAACTTAACGATCAACGTTCAATTTGTGTCACTGCTTGCCACTCTGGTGACGGCGTAACATCTGTTGCTACTGCACTTGCAGAGCGTTTCTTATTGGCGGGTCATTCGACTCTATATGTTGATCTTAACTTGTTTAATCCCGCTTTTAAGAATGTGAACGTGCTTGAAGAAGATCAATCGGGGCAACTTATTGAACACATCGAATCACAGCGCATGTTCATAGGTGTCCCAGCTCCGGACGTGGTATCGACTCAATTGGCATATAAAGACCCAGCAACGCTTCAAAAAGCAGTGACTCAATGGTTAGAAAAGTATGACCGTGTGATCGTTGACACCTCACCTTTACTCAATATTAATAAAGGAAATATTCCAGCTCAATCGGTTGCGAGTGCTTGTGATGGTGCGCTGCTGGTTGTTGCTTACGGAGAAACATCAATCCATCACCTTGCTCAAGCGAAGAAATTACTCGAAGCGAAGAGTATTTCTATGATGGGTTGTGTGATGAACATGAAACAACACCCTAGTTTTGCTCAAGAGCTTGTTAGACAGGTGAATCGGATGAAGTTTATCCCTCAAAAAGTTCGCGACAACTTGGCGAATAGACTTCATCGCAATGAATTCTTGAATTTACCAATGTGA
- a CDS encoding ABC transporter substrate-binding protein, translating to MKYKLSSVFLLVAAASGNANAGECGSVTIADMNWNSATLIANIDQFILEHGYGCDAELIPGDTMPTGTSMIEKGQPDVAPELWSNSLKDALDKGVNEKRLRYAGKALVNGGEEGFWVPAYLVKQYPEMATIEGVRKNASMFKHPEDPDTSAFYSCPAGWNCQISAGNLFEALKLEDSGFTIVDPGSSAGLSGSIAKAYEREEAWFGYYWAPTAVLGKYDMVKVDFGSGVDEQEFLNCTTKEDCDSPKATMYPPSPVHTITTESFASRAPEAYDYFTKRGFTNDKMNSLLAWMEDNQADGEEASIHFLSEFPEVWHPWVSEEVAKKVEAEL from the coding sequence ATGAAATACAAGTTAAGCTCCGTATTTTTGTTAGTAGCAGCAGCCAGCGGTAATGCTAACGCTGGAGAATGTGGCAGCGTAACAATCGCAGATATGAACTGGAACTCTGCAACACTGATCGCCAATATCGACCAATTCATCTTAGAACATGGTTATGGTTGTGACGCTGAACTTATCCCTGGTGACACCATGCCAACTGGCACTTCTATGATTGAAAAAGGCCAACCCGATGTCGCACCAGAACTTTGGAGTAACAGCCTTAAAGACGCACTTGATAAAGGTGTGAACGAGAAACGCCTCCGCTATGCAGGAAAAGCACTAGTAAACGGTGGTGAAGAAGGCTTTTGGGTTCCAGCTTACTTAGTTAAACAGTACCCGGAGATGGCGACCATCGAAGGTGTACGTAAAAACGCAAGCATGTTTAAACACCCTGAGGACCCAGATACATCTGCATTCTACAGTTGTCCAGCTGGTTGGAACTGCCAAATTAGTGCCGGAAACTTGTTTGAAGCGCTTAAGTTAGAAGATAGCGGCTTCACTATTGTTGACCCAGGATCGAGTGCCGGTTTATCTGGGTCGATCGCAAAAGCTTACGAACGCGAAGAAGCTTGGTTTGGTTATTACTGGGCACCGACTGCCGTTCTTGGTAAATACGACATGGTGAAAGTTGACTTTGGAAGTGGCGTTGACGAACAAGAGTTCCTTAACTGTACAACTAAAGAAGACTGTGACTCACCGAAAGCTACCATGTACCCGCCTTCGCCAGTCCATACTATTACGACAGAAAGTTTTGCGTCACGCGCACCCGAAGCGTACGACTACTTTACTAAGCGTGGTTTCACTAACGACAAAATGAACTCACTTCTTGCTTGGATGGAAGATAACCAAGCAGATGGTGAAGAAGCGAGTATCCATTTCTTGAGCGAGTTCCCAGAAGTGTGGCACCCATGGGTTTCGGAAGAAGTGGCTAAGAAAGTTGAAGCTGAGCTGTGA
- a CDS encoding ABC transporter permease — protein sequence MADSNWLSSFPEMERSDLRAIKKALDGAYREFSREYGEMIESLFDPLLSFLVWFEKLLISTPWLIVLGVCTALVYAASRSWKLALGCVCSLLLIGYFGMWEDTMRTLSIITVCTLVSIFLGIPIGIAMARSNRVQSIVTPLLDIMQTMPAFVYLIPVVMLLGIGKIPGLIAVVIYAIPPVIRLTNLGIRLVDKEVLEAATAFGASKKQRLWGVQLPLAMPTIMAGINQTIMMALSMVVIASMIGVKGLGQPVLKSITNQYFTLGLMNGFAIVALAILFDRASQAYARRTNAHLGGFKHD from the coding sequence ATGGCTGACAGCAATTGGTTATCAAGCTTTCCTGAGATGGAACGCTCTGATTTGCGAGCAATAAAAAAGGCGCTAGATGGCGCATACCGTGAATTTTCCCGTGAATACGGAGAAATGATCGAATCACTATTTGATCCCCTTCTTTCCTTCCTTGTTTGGTTTGAAAAACTCCTTATTTCGACCCCTTGGCTTATCGTACTTGGCGTTTGTACCGCTCTAGTTTACGCCGCGAGTCGTTCTTGGAAATTGGCTTTGGGTTGTGTCTGCTCCCTGCTTCTCATCGGTTACTTTGGTATGTGGGAAGATACGATGCGGACACTCAGTATTATAACAGTATGTACTTTAGTCTCCATTTTCTTAGGGATCCCAATTGGTATCGCGATGGCTCGTTCTAATCGCGTGCAATCAATCGTGACACCACTCCTCGACATCATGCAGACCATGCCTGCGTTCGTTTACCTAATCCCAGTAGTGATGCTTTTGGGTATTGGTAAAATCCCAGGTTTAATCGCCGTTGTGATTTACGCTATCCCACCAGTAATTCGTCTTACTAACCTTGGTATACGCTTAGTAGATAAAGAAGTGTTAGAAGCCGCGACAGCATTTGGGGCAAGTAAGAAACAACGTTTGTGGGGTGTTCAGTTACCGCTTGCGATGCCAACGATTATGGCCGGTATCAACCAAACCATCATGATGGCACTGTCTATGGTTGTTATCGCCTCAATGATTGGCGTTAAAGGCTTAGGGCAACCGGTTCTTAAATCAATCACTAACCAATATTTCACTTTAGGCCTAATGAATGGTTTCGCGATTGTGGCTTTGGCTATCTTATTTGACCGAGCTTCACAAGCTTATGCACGTAGAACCAACGCACACCTAGGAGGATTCAAACATGACTAA
- a CDS encoding quaternary amine ABC transporter ATP-binding protein, protein MTKPLIEISGLYKVFGPKPMSVMNRVTNGEHKDAILADTGHTVGLKEINLEINRGEIFVIMGLSGSGKSTLIRHFNRLIDPTQGKITVEGIDVMNLNTKELEEFRRHKMSMVFQRFGLMPHRTVIENVAYGLEVQGIKKQQRLAKATEWLETVGLKGYEQQYPAQLSGGQQQRVGLSRALCTDAEILLMDEAFSALDPLIRSEMQDQLIELQEKLHKTIIFITHDLDEALRLGDRIAILKDGELVQQGTPHEILLNPADDYVEAFVKDVNRARALTVETVMQPPLYRITSETIEGALAQMKMLKNDYAYHVTDEGYQGLVTQESLQDAVEDVSVHDFSEEIYEEVPAVLPDAVIEEILPDTMSCDYSLPVVDEDGNLKGELERSAVAEIFTENSEEEVEPAPKPKPKIDIDKAS, encoded by the coding sequence ATGACTAAACCATTGATTGAAATTAGTGGTCTATACAAAGTGTTTGGACCAAAACCAATGTCAGTGATGAACCGAGTTACCAACGGTGAGCACAAAGATGCCATATTGGCAGACACTGGTCACACTGTTGGTTTAAAAGAGATTAACCTAGAAATTAACCGTGGCGAGATATTCGTTATCATGGGGCTTTCTGGTTCTGGTAAATCGACACTAATTCGTCACTTCAACCGCCTAATTGACCCGACTCAAGGTAAGATCACTGTCGAAGGTATTGATGTCATGAACCTTAATACCAAAGAACTAGAAGAGTTTCGACGCCATAAAATGTCGATGGTTTTTCAACGTTTTGGTTTAATGCCCCATCGAACGGTCATTGAAAACGTTGCGTACGGTCTCGAAGTCCAAGGGATCAAGAAACAGCAGCGGCTAGCAAAGGCGACTGAGTGGCTTGAAACCGTTGGGCTTAAGGGTTATGAGCAACAATACCCTGCTCAACTCTCTGGCGGTCAACAACAACGTGTCGGCTTATCGCGTGCTTTATGTACTGACGCTGAAATTCTACTGATGGATGAAGCCTTCTCGGCGCTCGATCCGTTGATTCGAAGTGAAATGCAAGATCAACTGATCGAGCTACAAGAGAAACTTCATAAAACGATTATCTTCATCACCCACGATCTCGACGAGGCACTACGTTTAGGTGACCGAATTGCAATTTTGAAAGATGGTGAGTTGGTCCAACAAGGTACGCCTCACGAAATTCTGCTTAACCCTGCGGATGATTATGTTGAAGCATTTGTAAAAGACGTGAACCGCGCGCGTGCATTAACGGTTGAGACGGTGATGCAGCCTCCTCTTTACCGCATCACTTCAGAAACGATTGAAGGTGCGCTTGCTCAAATGAAGATGCTGAAAAACGATTACGCTTACCACGTAACAGATGAGGGCTATCAAGGCTTAGTCACTCAAGAAAGCCTGCAAGACGCCGTGGAAGATGTGTCAGTACACGACTTCAGTGAAGAGATATATGAGGAAGTACCAGCGGTACTTCCTGATGCTGTTATCGAAGAAATATTGCCTGATACAATGTCATGTGATTACTCCCTACCTGTTGTTGATGAAGATGGTAATCTTAAAGGCGAACTAGAACGAAGTGCTGTTGCTGAAATATTCACTGAGAATAGCGAGGAAGAAGTAGAGCCAGCGCCAAAGCCGAAACCAAAGATTGATATTGATAAGGCTTCTTAG
- a CDS encoding Hpt domain-containing protein: protein MNNSTLASETSAGLNEQANAQLADTELVDESILEQMIRDTSAEIIPILIDHYVEESQIRLAAVRQAAKNNDIQALEFEVHTVGSTALALGNRPLSVLARTLEKQCLEQKHDEVFLRVDELLELAERSIKALLKRKDQGFG, encoded by the coding sequence GTGAATAATTCGACTTTAGCTTCAGAGACATCTGCTGGTTTGAATGAACAAGCGAATGCACAACTGGCCGATACAGAGCTTGTAGATGAAAGTATCTTAGAACAAATGATTCGTGATACGAGTGCAGAGATTATTCCAATTTTAATCGATCATTACGTAGAAGAATCACAAATCCGTTTGGCCGCAGTAAGACAAGCAGCCAAAAATAACGATATTCAAGCTCTAGAGTTTGAAGTTCATACCGTCGGCAGCACTGCACTCGCGTTAGGTAACCGCCCTCTGTCTGTGCTCGCTCGAACGTTAGAAAAACAATGTTTAGAACAAAAGCATGATGAAGTATTTCTTAGAGTTGATGAACTGTTAGAGCTTGCAGAACGTTCGATTAAAGCCCTACTAAAAAGAAAAGACCAAGGCTTTGGTTAA